The Pieris napi chromosome 4, ilPieNapi1.2, whole genome shotgun sequence DNA segment acagtgacagaaaatttaccagtgtttttctttaagttgacatttatcgaaattttcgttagtaaatattatttattgttgaaaaattggTAATATAAGGCTTTCGTTTCCttgtaaattttgaaaatatttaagtatggatgaaggtataaatagttactttttttatattccacatttaaaatatgtatacaattttattttaaaattcggatctgtaaacaaattttatttacaggattatacttttgtaaacattgcaatggttttgaaaaagtatataatttttttagaaatcattttaaaaaaaatactcaaaacgtaaatgatgtaaacttcttacatgaaactaaatattttactgttaatttagcttgttaaaaccttatattatttaaaggttttctcttatttcagtaaaaaaatgtaaatgaaataacaacaacattattaatacattaatgaggttgctaactctattcagaacattttttttttcaacactgacttagcgcactctgctgatgcatttgaaaactaattcacgtttcaattaagcttcagcattatgcggcattgaGCGGCACGGAGTCGCattatgctctgtaattggaaaacgcacctCGTCAATGCTTgtatggtacaaaaattttGCCTCTCGGCAACCTCCGGACTGTGGAGCatccttaatatttattattctatgaAATAAGTGACTCTAATTAATATGCAGTCTGTGGATTCATGACGTCACTGACTGACTTATTTAGGAAACTACGATGTTATTTTTAGCAGTGTCATTAATCTTTACTATGTGCTTTAAAactcaatataatttttaaagcaatAGCGAATCCTTgctcatattttaatgtatcaTGTATATGTAAATTCCAAAGACAATCTTTCTTCAagaacaatatataaatattggtaAACGAATTTGAGacgtaagttttattttgtttgtcacAGTTGACAGTTGTGTTAGTGTTGTTATGGGTTGTGaccaaaacatttaaaattgttatttccaAACTTTCTCcaacaaaagaaataaaaaccaCCTTTATAAATGAGGGCTAAAGTTAAGGTTGAAAGTATATATgcagtaaatatttattttggcaATTTAATCGGCAGCCTATCCCAATACAATATTGAGCCTTGGTCTATCATGAATAGGCGATGCACTTAGTTGttgactattaatttaatttcacataCTTTGACTATTACAGAATAGAAATGGCTACAGATGACATATCACTAAGAGTTGGGCGGTTAGAAATAGAATCAtcaaaagtaaacaaaattataaaagatgATAACCCATTTGTAACTCAATTCCAAAAAAGGAATTCTCCAGCCAAATCTACTCACCAAAACAAATGCATTTGCCACACAGTGAAAAAGCAGTATGCAATAGGCAAAAGAAAGCACTGCAAAATACTCAGAGAACCAGTATTAAAGTTGTCACAATGTCATCCAACACACAGAAATGAACTCCAAAAGTcatttttacataacaatgTTTCCAAATGTCCACTATCAAGTTCCAGTGGCAATATATGTTTGCATGCACTAGTCGATACATGCAATCAACTTCATATTTCATCAGAAAAATCTAAGGGTAGCAGAAAAAAttcagatataaataaaattaaggtttggcaaactaatcatACTTCAAATAAGAAACAAAGCCGAGAAACAGTATTAGAGACTAACTCGTCTACATCTTGTTCTCAGCAGGCACTGAATCCTCCATGTGATGTAACTATTGATGAACTTGCAAGTTATTTTGAAACTCTAGTTCATATACCGAAGAAGATGTCATCTATGGCAGAAATGatgtatatttaagttataattttgtattaaaaaaacatgattgtgtttttttaaaagaaagtttgtgttaaaaagtttaatgtGATAATAGTAAAgcaattttaaacataaaatttgttaatagaaactatatttttcataattttcccTTTCTCCATCTATagtatatgaaatattaattattaaaactgttaaaactttcattgtaaaatatctttaatacagaatttcataaatagaTGCTcgtttacttttaaattccaaTCAACATTATCCCAAATTTCAAACTTGAATGATCAGTTTGGAAGATATTCCCTATGtaagaaaatactttaatCTTACATTATATTGATGTGGTGATTAGAAATGCAATAAGAAAGCTTAAAACTAACAAATTGTCTGCTGAATAGCTGAAGCATGGAGGAGATCAAGGCATCAAAGTTATGCTTGACTCTCTACTGAATCCAATAAACAAAAGATCTACAAATAAGTGCGAGAACTATCGTACAGTAGCGCTCATACCCCGTGCTAGTAAAATAATGCTTTACAGTATTAATGGCCTTACAATCTCTCTTTAAGACTGGAGAACTATCTGATCTGTAATTTGTCAAGGAATATGTCTATCTTGGATTACTACTGTCTGAACAGGGTAGAAGTGAACGAGAAATCAAGACCCAAAAATGCAGTAACGCGCATCTGGCAAGATGTCTAATACTATAAAGATGACATTACGAACATTGGTTTTCACTTCATACATTGTTCTAAGGATCGGAATCATGGCCATCGAGCGCGAGTGAAAGATGCTTCGCATACCATGGATCTGGATGGATGCGAAGGATCATGGATCTATCAATCTTGGATTAACTCAAAGTTTTTAGGAGACCCATAACAACATACTATAGAAGAGA contains these protein-coding regions:
- the LOC125048703 gene encoding uncharacterized protein LOC125048703 gives rise to the protein MATDDISLRVGRLEIESSKVNKIIKDDNPFVTQFQKRNSPAKSTHQNKCICHTVKKQYAIGKRKHCKILREPVLKLSQCHPTHRNELQKSFLHNNVSKCPLSSSSGNICLHALVDTCNQLHISSEKSKGSRKNSDINKIKVWQTNHTSNKKQSRETVLETNSSTSCSQQALNPPCDVTIDELASYFETLVHIPKKMSSMAEMMYI